The following are encoded together in the Pedobacter steynii genome:
- a CDS encoding helix-turn-helix domain-containing protein: protein MQFGNAIRIQRVIKGYSQEYMASRLNISQNAYSKLEREETELSVRRIYEIAEILEVSVYQLLPDVRSSSVVNLSGLGRWVIKSKSFFNTLFD, encoded by the coding sequence ATGCAATTTGGTAACGCTATAAGGATACAGAGAGTGATAAAAGGTTACAGTCAGGAATATATGGCTTCAAGGCTGAATATTTCCCAAAATGCCTATTCTAAATTAGAAAGAGAAGAGACTGAGCTGAGTGTCAGAAGAATTTATGAAATCGCCGAAATTTTAGAAGTTTCTGTTTATCAATTACTTCCTGATGTGAGGTCCAGTAGTGTGGTCAATCTCTCAGGTCTGGGCAGGTGGGTTATAAAAAGCAAATCATTCTTTAACACCTTATTCGATTGA